The following proteins are encoded in a genomic region of Sphingopyxis sp. YF1:
- a CDS encoding TonB-dependent receptor, producing the protein MAVGVRAMGLAGVALAAVLASQPAMAQTGAGEAPAAAKADPADDGAIVVTAQRRAESINDVGLAIQAFSGDTLKDLRVTSTEDLQAVVPSLNVSRGYQGIPIYTLRGIGFNTINLSATSTVGTYQDEVALAYPFMNSGPVYDLERVEVLKGPQGTLYGRNTTGGLVNFISAKPKFGTFAGGVTVEAGSEKTLNSEGYLNIPVGDAVAIRAAFRTEDSWDGWQKSVSRDEDLGEVHRYGGRLTLTAEPVDGMKIELAGNFWINKSDTLAGQAVGFTPNTDPANGTIFSLFNAAGLPAYVAANKDKWDSGSADWAPLSQRGPNIGRGTGIDGPLQEDSDFLGLRGLIQFDLTSDLSFISLTGYNKVNRDATYDWSGAPYEILIQRAQGKIESFSQELRFQGSTGPAEWVVGGYYAKDVVSDTNQTLLGQNANVGAIRALVLQLGLLNTPFNSQGFTAADVATAFRTYRDVADFDTETFSLFASADWELSETLKLTTGVRYTEDRQEYQGCSRDLNGSMLPNVNLFNRAFFFQVYGAFTAPITENQCNTYDVDTGTFGLVTSDLKEDNVAWRGALTWEPTDDTLVYASVSRGYKSGSTPVNAANIATQNRPARQEQLTAYELGTKLALADRKVNLNLAAFYYDYRDKQLAVYFADPIYTTLLRLDNIPKSRAYGLDGDVSIQATDSLNVTLAGTWLKTEIQGYVGINAAGAPFDFDGFAFPYSPKFSGSATITYDTSVGDTLGLRAIVNGRYQSKTGSTIEDFAPLEIKGYGILNASLALYEQDGQWEVSVWGKNITDTYYWQSAATNANTAVRFPGRAPSYGVSAKVNF; encoded by the coding sequence ATGGCGGTTGGGGTGCGTGCAATGGGTCTGGCCGGCGTGGCGCTGGCGGCGGTGCTGGCAAGCCAGCCGGCGATGGCGCAAACGGGGGCCGGGGAAGCGCCCGCCGCGGCGAAGGCCGATCCGGCCGACGACGGCGCGATCGTCGTGACCGCGCAGCGCCGGGCCGAGAGCATCAACGACGTCGGGCTCGCGATCCAGGCCTTTTCGGGCGACACGCTGAAGGACCTGCGCGTCACCTCGACCGAGGATCTGCAGGCGGTGGTGCCCAGCCTCAATGTCTCGCGCGGCTATCAGGGCATCCCGATCTACACGCTGCGCGGGATCGGCTTCAACACCATCAACCTGTCGGCAACCTCGACCGTCGGCACCTATCAGGACGAGGTCGCGCTCGCCTATCCCTTCATGAACAGCGGCCCGGTCTACGACCTCGAACGCGTCGAGGTGCTGAAGGGCCCGCAGGGCACGCTCTACGGGCGCAACACCACCGGCGGGCTGGTCAACTTCATCAGCGCCAAGCCCAAATTCGGCACCTTCGCGGGCGGCGTGACGGTCGAGGCGGGGAGCGAGAAGACGCTCAACAGCGAGGGCTATCTGAACATCCCCGTCGGCGATGCGGTGGCGATCCGCGCCGCCTTCCGCACCGAGGACAGCTGGGACGGCTGGCAGAAGAGCGTCTCGCGCGACGAGGATCTGGGCGAGGTGCACCGCTATGGCGGCCGCCTCACGCTGACCGCCGAGCCGGTCGACGGCATGAAGATCGAGCTGGCGGGCAATTTCTGGATCAACAAGTCGGACACGCTCGCGGGGCAGGCGGTGGGCTTCACCCCGAACACCGATCCGGCGAACGGCACGATCTTCAGCCTGTTCAACGCGGCGGGGCTGCCCGCCTATGTCGCGGCGAACAAGGACAAATGGGATTCGGGCAGCGCCGACTGGGCTCCGCTCTCGCAGCGCGGCCCGAACATCGGTCGCGGCACCGGCATCGACGGCCCGCTTCAGGAAGACAGTGACTTCCTCGGGCTGCGCGGGCTGATCCAGTTCGACCTGACGAGCGATCTGAGCTTCATCTCGCTCACCGGCTACAACAAGGTCAACCGCGACGCGACCTACGACTGGAGCGGTGCACCCTATGAAATCCTGATCCAGCGCGCGCAGGGCAAGATCGAGAGTTTCTCGCAGGAACTGCGTTTCCAGGGCTCGACCGGCCCCGCCGAATGGGTCGTCGGCGGCTATTATGCCAAGGATGTCGTCAGCGACACCAACCAGACCTTGCTCGGCCAGAACGCCAATGTCGGTGCGATCCGCGCGCTGGTCCTCCAGCTCGGCCTCCTGAACACGCCGTTCAACAGCCAGGGCTTCACCGCCGCCGACGTCGCGACGGCCTTTCGCACCTATCGCGACGTTGCGGATTTCGACACCGAAACCTTCAGCCTGTTCGCCAGCGCCGACTGGGAATTGTCCGAAACGCTCAAGCTGACGACGGGGGTGCGCTATACCGAGGACCGGCAGGAATATCAGGGCTGCTCGCGCGATCTGAACGGCTCGATGCTGCCCAACGTCAACCTCTTCAACCGCGCCTTCTTCTTCCAGGTCTATGGCGCCTTCACCGCGCCGATCACCGAAAACCAGTGCAACACCTACGACGTCGATACCGGTACCTTCGGGCTTGTCACCTCGGACCTCAAGGAAGACAATGTCGCCTGGCGCGGCGCGCTGACGTGGGAACCGACCGACGACACGCTCGTCTATGCCTCGGTCAGCCGCGGCTACAAGTCGGGCTCGACCCCGGTCAACGCCGCGAACATCGCGACGCAGAACCGCCCGGCGCGACAGGAACAGCTCACCGCCTATGAACTCGGCACCAAGCTGGCGCTCGCCGACCGCAAGGTGAACCTCAACCTCGCCGCCTTCTATTATGATTATCGCGACAAGCAGCTCGCGGTCTATTTCGCCGACCCGATCTACACGACGCTGCTCCGCCTCGACAACATCCCCAAGTCGCGCGCCTACGGCCTCGACGGCGACGTCAGCATCCAGGCGACCGACAGCCTGAACGTCACGCTCGCGGGGACCTGGCTCAAGACCGAGATCCAGGGCTATGTCGGGATCAACGCCGCGGGCGCGCCGTTCGACTTCGACGGTTTCGCTTTCCCCTACAGCCCCAAATTCTCGGGTTCGGCGACGATCACCTACGACACGTCGGTCGGCGATACGCTCGGGCTGCGCGCGATCGTCAACGGCCGCTACCAGTCGAAGACCGGCAGCACGATCGAGGATTTCGCGCCGCTCGAGATCAAGGGCTACGGCATATTGAACGCCAGCCTCGCGCTCTACGAGCAGGACGGCCAGTGGGAGGTGTCGGTCTGGGGCAAGAATATCACCGACACCTATTATTGGCAGTCGGCGGCGACCAACGCGAACACCGCCGTGCGCTTCCCCGGCCGCGCGCCCTCCTATGGGGTAAGTGCGAAGGTGAATTTCTAG
- a CDS encoding oxygenase MpaB family protein, with translation MSNPPPAMAIDFTKPAGEAALLAPTSVQWRVFKNPIAMAVGGVAAVLLEFADARIRSGVWDHSIYKVDPIGRSQRTGMAAMVGVYGPASAARRVIGGVNRMHARVSGETPKGEAYSALDPELLNWVYATAQYGFLTAYHRFVRPLSPADQARFWAEGEPVAALYGVTHAPKSEAEFLAMMDALLPRFESHPINEEFLDIIRSGRAAPTVPRFLHKALARAAVSLLPPVVRQRLTLGPEHDLGLRDRIMVKAMGKLAERRKDPASPAWQAALRLGLPGDTAWRQGQRAD, from the coding sequence ATGAGCAATCCACCGCCCGCGATGGCGATCGACTTTACCAAACCCGCGGGCGAGGCCGCGCTGCTCGCGCCGACATCGGTCCAGTGGCGCGTCTTCAAGAACCCGATCGCGATGGCGGTCGGCGGGGTCGCGGCGGTGCTGCTCGAATTCGCCGACGCGCGCATCCGTTCGGGGGTGTGGGATCATTCGATCTACAAGGTCGACCCGATCGGCCGCTCGCAGCGCACCGGCATGGCGGCGATGGTCGGCGTCTATGGCCCCGCCAGCGCCGCACGCCGCGTCATCGGCGGGGTCAATCGCATGCACGCCAGGGTGTCGGGCGAAACGCCGAAGGGGGAGGCCTATTCGGCGCTCGACCCCGAGCTTCTGAACTGGGTCTATGCCACCGCCCAATATGGTTTCCTCACCGCCTATCACCGTTTCGTGCGGCCGCTTTCGCCCGCCGATCAGGCGCGTTTCTGGGCCGAGGGCGAACCCGTCGCCGCGCTCTACGGCGTGACGCACGCGCCCAAGTCCGAGGCCGAATTCCTCGCGATGATGGACGCGCTGCTGCCGCGCTTCGAATCGCACCCGATCAACGAGGAATTTCTCGACATCATCCGCTCGGGCCGCGCCGCACCGACGGTGCCGCGCTTCCTGCACAAGGCGCTCGCGCGCGCCGCAGTGTCGCTGCTGCCGCCGGTGGTGCGCCAGCGGCTCACGCTCGGTCCCGAACATGATCTCGGCCTGCGCGACCGGATCATGGTCAAGGCGATGGGCAAGCTCGCCGAGCGTCGCAAGGATCCCGCGTCACCCGCGTGGCAGGCCGCCTTGCGCCTCGGCCTGCCCGGCGATACCGCCTGGCGTCAGGGTCAGCGCGCGGATTGA
- a CDS encoding TetR family transcriptional regulator, with product MATRAAKAETRTRGSIRDALLDAASALMREQDKIDIGIVEIAARAGVNHGMIRYYFGDKEGMLAALLDRDVIRAIRQLDALFRLAVAPTERMRIHLEGILDTYYRIPYLNRLIQYMVRDAEPERVRHIGDELLSKIAGAQARIIEEGIAAGEFHPVDPKLFYFNTIGAADGLYSNRLTLQVVFKGKPHADDDLHARYRQHTVETLLAGLVKNYQT from the coding sequence ATGGCCACCCGAGCAGCAAAGGCGGAAACCCGGACGCGCGGATCGATTCGCGACGCGTTGCTGGATGCCGCGAGCGCGCTTATGCGCGAACAGGACAAGATCGACATCGGCATCGTCGAGATCGCCGCGCGCGCCGGGGTCAACCACGGCATGATCCGCTATTATTTCGGCGACAAGGAAGGCATGCTCGCGGCGCTGCTCGATCGCGACGTCATCCGCGCGATCCGCCAGCTCGACGCGCTGTTCCGGCTGGCGGTCGCCCCCACCGAACGGATGCGCATCCATCTTGAGGGCATCCTCGACACCTATTACCGCATCCCGTACCTCAACCGCCTGATCCAGTATATGGTCCGCGACGCCGAGCCCGAGCGCGTCCGCCACATCGGCGACGAACTGCTGTCGAAAATCGCGGGGGCACAGGCGCGGATCATCGAGGAGGGCATCGCCGCGGGCGAATTCCACCCTGTCGATCCCAAGCTTTTCTACTTCAACACGATCGGCGCGGCGGACGGCCTCTATTCGAACCGCCTCACCCTGCAGGTGGTGTTCAAGGGCAAGCCGCACGCCGACGATGACCTCCATGCCCGCTATCGCCAGCATACGGTCGAAACCTTGCTCGCGGGACTGGTCAAAAATTATCAGACTTGA
- a CDS encoding NAD-glutamate dehydrogenase domain-containing protein: MPKKDSDVADSPAQEAPAPAAVPAKLTKAYVTALRGSALPGEDDDLHAAALADAGEFAARASLDRKAGKPSLLLEPMVADGTDRRMRLAVINDDMPFLVDSVSQIVGAQGLAVHRILHPVVSAARDASGHLTAVEPARPGAVDRESVIYMELERGDARARRRLLDGLEAALADVRAAVTDWKAMRAAMLADAAMRADGEGAELLRWFEGGAMTQLGHEWRTRAGKAQDALGIARSSSSDLLSPAGLEAAFAWFDKGRAAPLLIKSNRLSSVHRRVLLDLVVVPEMKGKNVERLSIHAGLWTSAALSTPTAKVPVLRAQLDALMTKFGFDPAGHAGKALAHALTALPHDLLIAFDAQSLEDLVLTSMSITDRPRPKLVMVRSALGRHLFAFVWLPRDEVSTGRRLAVESLLVREAQAGVIGWTMVLEDGGAALLRFTLDLRSGGVVPDAAKLNAQLEQMVRGWQPEVEAALAKRGDAGRAAALTARFAPLLPTNYRNLYDPEEAARDILRLRDLDADRPRSVRLAKKSLDGDDLLRLKVYSAAGPLALSDVVPALEHFGFEVLEEIPTTLGAYRAPGAEEEAAERPAVIHDFTLRVPANVDETALLPHVGVIEGAIEAVLDGKAENDAFNELVIVTQTDPQAIVWLRAWFRYMRQGGSSYGMDTVVAALRHAPDLTAALVERFCALHDPRKQDADRAAYLDSEIQAGFAGIKSIDDDRILRLFHAVIGATLRTNAFAPAAAEALAFKIDSSLVPGLPKPLPWREVWVYSPRVEGTHLRAGPVARGGLRWSDRRDDFRTEILGLMKAQRVKNAVIVPTGAKGGFYPKALPDASLDRDAWFAEGTECYRIFIRSLLSITDNLVGGKVVHPKGVVIRDGDDPYFVVAADKGTATFSDVANALAMERDFWLGDAFASGGSKGYDHKGMGITARGAWVSVQRHFAEMGVDVQTDSIRVVGCGDMSGDVFGNGMLLSKAIQLNAAFDHRHIFLDPNPDPAKSWKERDRLFNLPRSSWDDYDRKLISKGGGVFPRSQKSIPLTPEVQAMLGLSVDEIDPVGLISAILKAPADLLWFGGIGTYVKAASQNNAEVGDPANDALRVDAEDLRVRAVGEGANLGVTQAARIAFAMKGGRINADFVDNSAGVDCSDNEVNIKIALNREMAEGRLSQEDRDALLVRMTDNVGALVLEDNRLQALALSIAEKGGSAAVPSLVRIMETFEASGRLDRKVEGLAANDELLRRAAEGRGLTRPELAVLLATAKLALQDAIEHSDLADDPALAGDLAAAFPDEMQRDFAGAIADHQLRREIIATKLANRIVNRMGVVHPFELVEEEGCSLGDVAAAFVAVERLIEMKAIWASLDSARIDESVRLSLFSQAASAMTSQMADLLRLSPNTVQPGPIVARLEPGVDRLTAGVDALLSPSVRRQWDMLSQQLLDAGAPEALAASVVRLFKTDGAIGIVDLAERRGDDEIAVTRAFTHLGEALGLDWAQTLAAHMSPTDPWERLLVNSLARDFQQMRLGFLAGLKGGDLDAAVTGWLAEHAARVAQFRATVDRARTIPNPNGAMLSHLAGQARALLGR; encoded by the coding sequence ATGCCCAAAAAAGATTCCGACGTCGCCGACAGCCCCGCACAGGAGGCGCCGGCACCCGCGGCCGTTCCCGCAAAACTGACCAAGGCCTATGTCACCGCGCTGCGCGGCAGCGCGCTGCCCGGCGAGGATGACGATCTTCACGCCGCGGCGCTTGCCGACGCCGGCGAATTCGCGGCGCGCGCGTCGCTCGACCGCAAGGCGGGCAAGCCCTCGCTCTTGCTCGAACCGATGGTTGCCGACGGTACCGACCGCCGCATGCGGCTCGCGGTGATCAACGACGACATGCCCTTCCTCGTCGATTCGGTGTCGCAGATCGTCGGGGCGCAGGGCCTTGCGGTGCACCGCATCCTTCACCCCGTCGTCTCCGCGGCGCGCGACGCATCGGGTCATCTGACCGCGGTCGAACCCGCGCGTCCCGGCGCCGTCGATCGCGAATCGGTGATCTACATGGAGCTCGAGCGTGGCGACGCGCGCGCGCGCCGGCGCCTGCTCGACGGCCTCGAAGCCGCGCTCGCCGACGTGCGCGCCGCGGTGACCGACTGGAAGGCGATGCGCGCCGCGATGCTCGCCGATGCCGCGATGCGCGCCGACGGCGAAGGCGCCGAGCTCCTGCGCTGGTTCGAGGGCGGGGCGATGACCCAGCTCGGCCACGAATGGCGGACGCGCGCCGGCAAGGCGCAGGATGCGCTCGGCATCGCGCGGTCCTCGTCGAGCGACCTCCTGTCGCCCGCCGGGCTCGAAGCGGCCTTTGCCTGGTTCGACAAGGGACGCGCGGCGCCGCTGCTGATCAAGTCGAACCGGCTGTCGTCGGTGCATCGCCGCGTGCTGCTCGACCTCGTCGTCGTTCCCGAAATGAAGGGCAAGAACGTCGAGCGGCTGTCGATCCACGCCGGCCTGTGGACCAGCGCGGCGCTGTCGACGCCGACCGCGAAGGTGCCGGTGCTGCGCGCGCAGCTCGACGCGCTGATGACGAAATTCGGCTTCGACCCCGCGGGCCACGCCGGCAAGGCGCTGGCGCATGCGCTGACCGCGCTGCCGCACGACCTGCTGATCGCCTTCGATGCGCAATCGCTCGAGGATCTTGTCCTCACCTCGATGTCGATCACCGACCGCCCGCGGCCGAAGCTGGTGATGGTGCGCAGCGCGCTGGGGCGGCATCTGTTCGCCTTTGTCTGGCTGCCGCGTGACGAGGTGTCGACCGGGCGCCGGCTCGCGGTCGAATCGCTGCTCGTTCGCGAAGCGCAGGCGGGGGTGATCGGCTGGACGATGGTGCTCGAGGACGGCGGCGCGGCGTTGCTGCGCTTCACGCTCGACCTGCGCAGCGGCGGGGTCGTGCCCGACGCGGCAAAGCTCAACGCGCAGCTCGAACAGATGGTGCGCGGCTGGCAGCCTGAGGTCGAGGCGGCGCTGGCGAAGCGCGGCGATGCGGGCCGCGCGGCGGCACTGACCGCGCGCTTCGCGCCGCTCCTTCCCACCAATTACCGCAATCTCTATGACCCCGAGGAAGCAGCGCGCGACATATTGCGTCTGCGCGACCTCGACGCCGACCGCCCGCGCAGCGTGCGTCTGGCGAAAAAGAGCCTCGACGGCGACGATCTGCTGCGGCTCAAGGTCTACAGCGCGGCGGGGCCGCTCGCGCTGTCCGACGTGGTGCCCGCGCTCGAACACTTCGGTTTCGAGGTGCTCGAGGAAATTCCGACGACGCTGGGTGCCTATCGCGCGCCGGGGGCCGAGGAAGAGGCGGCCGAGCGGCCTGCGGTGATCCACGACTTCACGCTGCGCGTGCCCGCCAATGTCGACGAGACCGCGCTGCTGCCGCACGTCGGGGTGATCGAGGGCGCGATCGAGGCGGTGCTGGACGGCAAGGCCGAAAATGACGCGTTCAACGAACTGGTCATCGTGACGCAGACCGATCCGCAGGCGATCGTGTGGCTGCGCGCCTGGTTCCGTTACATGCGGCAGGGCGGGTCGAGCTACGGCATGGACACGGTGGTCGCGGCGCTGCGCCACGCCCCCGACCTGACCGCGGCGCTGGTCGAGCGCTTCTGCGCGCTGCACGATCCCAGGAAGCAGGACGCCGACCGCGCGGCCTATCTCGACAGCGAGATCCAGGCGGGCTTCGCGGGGATCAAGTCGATCGACGACGACCGCATCCTGCGGCTGTTCCACGCGGTGATCGGCGCGACGCTGCGCACCAACGCCTTCGCCCCCGCCGCGGCCGAGGCGCTGGCGTTCAAGATCGATTCGAGCCTCGTCCCCGGCCTGCCCAAGCCGCTACCCTGGCGCGAAGTGTGGGTCTATTCGCCGCGCGTCGAGGGCACCCACCTGCGCGCCGGCCCCGTCGCGCGCGGCGGGCTGCGCTGGTCCGACCGCCGCGACGACTTCCGCACCGAGATCCTTGGCCTCATGAAGGCGCAGCGCGTCAAGAACGCCGTGATCGTGCCGACCGGCGCGAAGGGCGGCTTCTATCCGAAGGCGCTGCCCGATGCGTCGCTCGACCGCGACGCCTGGTTCGCCGAGGGCACCGAATGCTATCGCATCTTCATCCGCTCTTTGCTGTCGATCACCGACAATCTGGTCGGCGGCAAGGTCGTCCATCCGAAGGGCGTGGTGATCCGCGACGGCGACGATCCCTATTTCGTCGTCGCCGCCGACAAGGGCACCGCGACCTTCTCCGACGTCGCCAATGCGCTGGCGATGGAGCGCGACTTCTGGCTCGGCGACGCTTTTGCGAGCGGCGGGTCGAAAGGCTATGACCACAAGGGCATGGGCATCACCGCGCGCGGGGCGTGGGTGTCGGTCCAGCGTCACTTTGCCGAAATGGGCGTCGACGTGCAAACCGACAGCATCCGTGTCGTCGGCTGCGGTGACATGTCGGGCGACGTGTTCGGCAACGGCATGCTGCTGTCGAAGGCGATCCAGCTCAACGCGGCGTTCGACCATCGCCACATCTTCCTCGACCCCAACCCCGATCCGGCGAAGAGCTGGAAGGAGCGCGACCGTCTGTTCAATCTGCCGCGGTCGAGCTGGGACGATTATGACCGGAAACTGATCTCGAAGGGCGGCGGGGTGTTCCCGCGCAGCCAGAAGAGCATCCCGCTGACCCCCGAGGTCCAGGCGATGCTCGGGCTGTCGGTCGACGAGATCGATCCGGTCGGGCTGATCTCGGCGATCCTCAAGGCCCCCGCCGACCTGCTCTGGTTCGGCGGCATCGGCACCTATGTGAAGGCCGCGAGCCAGAACAATGCCGAGGTCGGCGATCCCGCCAACGACGCGCTGCGCGTCGATGCCGAGGATCTGCGCGTGCGCGCGGTCGGCGAGGGCGCGAACCTCGGCGTCACGCAGGCGGCGCGCATCGCCTTTGCGATGAAGGGCGGGCGGATCAACGCCGACTTCGTCGACAACAGCGCGGGCGTCGACTGTTCGGACAACGAGGTCAACATCAAGATCGCGCTCAACCGCGAGATGGCCGAAGGGCGGCTCAGCCAGGAGGACCGCGACGCGCTGCTCGTGCGGATGACCGACAATGTCGGCGCGCTCGTGCTCGAGGACAACCGGCTCCAGGCGCTCGCGCTGTCGATCGCCGAAAAGGGTGGATCGGCGGCGGTGCCGTCGCTGGTGCGGATCATGGAGACGTTCGAGGCATCGGGCCGGCTCGACCGCAAGGTCGAGGGGCTGGCGGCGAACGACGAGCTCTTGCGCCGCGCCGCCGAGGGCCGCGGGCTGACGCGCCCCGAACTCGCGGTGCTGCTCGCGACCGCGAAGCTCGCGCTGCAGGACGCGATCGAGCATAGCGACCTCGCCGACGATCCGGCACTCGCGGGCGACCTCGCGGCGGCCTTCCCCGACGAGATGCAGCGCGATTTCGCCGGTGCGATCGCCGATCACCAGCTGCGCCGCGAGATCATCGCGACCAAGCTCGCCAACCGCATCGTCAACCGCATGGGGGTCGTCCACCCGTTCGAACTGGTCGAGGAGGAAGGCTGCTCGCTCGGCGACGTCGCCGCGGCGTTCGTCGCGGTCGAACGGCTGATCGAGATGAAGGCGATCTGGGCGTCGCTCGACAGCGCCAGGATCGACGAATCGGTTCGACTGTCGCTGTTTTCGCAGGCCGCGTCGGCGATGACCTCGCAGATGGCCGACCTGCTCCGCCTGTCGCCGAACACGGTGCAGCCGGGGCCGATCGTCGCGCGGCTCGAACCCGGCGTCGACCGGCTCACCGCGGGGGTCGACGCGCTGCTCAGCCCGTCGGTCCGGCGCCAGTGGGACATGCTGTCGCAGCAATTGCTCGACGCGGGCGCGCCCGAGGCGTTGGCCGCGTCGGTCGTCCGCCTGTTCAAGACCGACGGCGCGATCGGCATCGTCGACCTCGCCGAACGGCGCGGCGACGACGAGATCGCGGTGACGCGCGCCTTCACCCATCTGGGTGAGGCGCTCGGGCTCGACTGGGCGCAGACGCTGGCGGCGCACATGAGCCCGACCGATCCGTGGGAACGGCTGCTGGTGAACAGCCTCGCGCGCGATTTCCAGCAGATGCGGCTGGGTTTCCTCGCGGGGCTCAAGGGCGGCGATCTCGACGCCGCGGTGACCGGATGGCTCGCCGAGCATGCGGCGCGCGTCGCGCAGTTCCGCGCGACGGTCGACCGTGCGCGGACGATCCCGAACCCGAACGGCGCGATGCTCTCGCACCTCGCCGGCCAGGCGCGCGCGCTGCTGGGACGGTAA
- a CDS encoding acyl-CoA dehydrogenase family protein: MDLNWSAEEENFAAEIRELLAGALTPGLRAGAEGATSVYPDHHVSMDWQARLHAEGLAAPHWLPEHGGRDWTPAEFYLYARERARAGAPALSPMGIHMVAHVIAAFGTPEQKEYFLPRILTGEVFFCQGYSEPGAGSDLAALQMSAVPDGDDYVLNGSKIWTTHAGEANWIFCLVRTSKHERPQQGITFLLVPMDQPGVTVRPLTMISGETIQAEVFFDDARSARSNVIGEEGRGWTVAKYLLEFERGGSAHAPALAMRVDALARQARETMAGDPVFAHKLAKARIRVDILEMIELKLLSGAGQGESVGVMASMLKILSTELAQHITELALEAAGPAGLAFQPHAGMPGADVPAHEPPADGHVTGAAWQAVAPLRYFNERAGSIYAGSNEIQRNILAKAVLGL, translated from the coding sequence ATGGACCTGAACTGGAGCGCCGAAGAAGAGAATTTCGCGGCGGAGATACGCGAGCTGCTGGCTGGGGCGCTGACCCCCGGCCTGCGCGCGGGGGCCGAAGGGGCGACGAGCGTCTATCCCGACCATCATGTCTCGATGGACTGGCAGGCGCGGCTGCATGCCGAGGGGCTCGCCGCGCCGCACTGGCTGCCCGAACATGGCGGGCGCGACTGGACCCCGGCAGAGTTCTACCTCTACGCTCGCGAACGCGCGCGCGCCGGGGCGCCGGCGCTGTCGCCGATGGGCATCCACATGGTCGCGCATGTCATCGCCGCCTTCGGCACGCCCGAGCAGAAGGAATATTTCCTGCCGCGCATCCTGACCGGCGAGGTGTTTTTCTGTCAGGGCTATTCGGAACCCGGCGCGGGGTCGGACCTTGCCGCGCTCCAGATGAGCGCGGTGCCCGACGGCGACGATTATGTGCTCAACGGGTCAAAGATCTGGACGACGCATGCGGGCGAGGCGAACTGGATCTTCTGCCTCGTGCGTACGTCGAAGCACGAGCGGCCGCAGCAGGGGATCACCTTCCTGCTCGTGCCGATGGACCAGCCGGGGGTGACGGTGCGCCCGCTGACGATGATCTCGGGCGAGACGATCCAGGCCGAGGTCTTCTTCGACGATGCGCGGTCGGCGCGAAGCAACGTGATCGGCGAGGAGGGGCGCGGCTGGACGGTCGCCAAATATCTGCTCGAATTCGAACGCGGCGGGTCGGCGCATGCGCCCGCGCTGGCGATGCGCGTCGACGCGCTCGCCCGGCAGGCGCGGGAAACGATGGCGGGCGATCCGGTCTTCGCGCACAAGCTCGCGAAGGCGCGCATCCGCGTCGACATCCTCGAGATGATCGAGCTCAAACTGCTGTCGGGCGCGGGGCAGGGCGAGAGCGTCGGCGTGATGGCGTCGATGCTCAAGATCCTGTCGACCGAACTCGCGCAGCACATCACCGAACTCGCGCTCGAGGCGGCGGGCCCCGCGGGACTGGCGTTCCAGCCGCATGCGGGCATGCCGGGCGCCGACGTGCCCGCGCACGAGCCGCCCGCCGACGGACATGTCACCGGCGCGGCATGGCAGGCGGTCGCGCCGCTGCGCTATTTCAACGAACGTGCGGGGTCGATCTACGCGGGGTCGAACGAGATCCAGCGGAATATCCTGGCGAAGGCGGTGCTGGGATTGTGA
- a CDS encoding acyl-CoA dehydrogenase family protein — MKLELDDDQRLLRDSLARFLTQQLPFEKRRAMRDAGAQLALWRTADAAIGIGAAALPGDVGGFGGGRVAAMIVAEELGAALAVTPYIDCHVLTAGLLLALDETARAAAIARGEALIVTAIEEAATRGDIGAIAARAARADDGWTLTGRKIAVGFAAEADHIVVPARDGEDDLRLFLVPAASLAGRLQPYWTIDDMPAADIDLDGLWIDGAAEIGCGSDGEAALQAAIDAAIAALSAEAAGLARVLLDDTLLYAKQRRQFGATLSSFQALQHRMVDMLMLREAISAAAMLAALKPGDAQATAAAKATIGDALRTIGQEAVQLHGAMGMTEELRVGHYFKRATAIGQRLGTSDFHVARYAAAMAS; from the coding sequence ATGAAGCTCGAACTCGACGACGACCAACGCCTGCTGCGCGACTCGCTCGCGCGTTTCCTGACCCAGCAACTGCCGTTCGAAAAACGCCGGGCGATGCGCGACGCAGGCGCGCAGCTCGCGCTCTGGCGCACCGCCGACGCGGCGATCGGGATCGGCGCGGCGGCGCTGCCCGGCGATGTCGGCGGCTTCGGCGGCGGCCGCGTCGCGGCGATGATCGTTGCCGAGGAGCTCGGCGCCGCGCTCGCGGTGACCCCCTATATCGATTGCCACGTCCTGACCGCCGGCCTGCTGCTGGCGCTGGACGAAACGGCACGCGCCGCCGCGATCGCGCGCGGCGAAGCGCTTATCGTCACCGCGATCGAGGAAGCCGCGACGCGCGGCGACATCGGCGCGATCGCGGCGCGCGCGGCGCGCGCCGATGACGGATGGACGCTGACCGGCCGCAAGATCGCGGTCGGCTTCGCAGCCGAGGCCGACCATATCGTCGTCCCGGCGCGCGACGGCGAAGATGACCTGCGCCTGTTCCTTGTCCCCGCGGCGTCGCTGGCGGGCCGGCTGCAACCCTATTGGACGATCGACGACATGCCCGCGGCCGACATCGACCTCGACGGGCTGTGGATCGACGGCGCCGCCGAAATCGGATGCGGGAGCGATGGCGAGGCGGCGTTGCAGGCGGCGATCGACGCCGCCATCGCCGCGCTGTCCGCCGAGGCGGCCGGGCTCGCACGCGTGCTGCTCGACGACACCCTGCTCTACGCCAAGCAGCGCCGCCAGTTCGGCGCGACGCTGTCGAGCTTTCAGGCGCTCCAGCACCGCATGGTCGACATGCTGATGCTGCGCGAGGCGATTTCCGCCGCGGCGATGCTCGCGGCGCTCAAGCCCGGCGACGCACAGGCGACCGCTGCCGCCAAGGCGACGATCGGCGACGCGCTGCGCACGATCGGACAGGAAGCGGTGCAGCTCCACGGCGCGATGGGGATGACCGAGGAGCTGCGCGTCGGTCATTATTTCAAGCGGGCGACCGCGATCGGGCAAAGGCTGGGGACGAGCGATTTTCATGTCGCGCGCTATGCGGCGGCGATGGCTTCCTGA